A DNA window from Malus domestica chromosome 12, GDT2T_hap1 contains the following coding sequences:
- the LOC103449697 gene encoding FT-interacting protein 1-like → MKSQAAPNQEDYKLKDTKPQLGERWPHGGLRGGGGWISSDRATSTYDLVEQMFYLYVRVEKAKDLPTNPVTGSCDPYVQVKLGNYKGKTKHFEKKTNPEWKEVFAFAKEKIQSSVLEVYVKDKGMVARDDYVGKVVFDMHEVPTRVPPDSPLAPQWYRLEDRRRDTKVRGEVMLAVWMGTQADEAFPEAWHSDAASVHGEGVFSIRSKVYVSPKLWYLRVNVIEAQDVEPHDRSQPPQAFVKAHVGNQTLKTKVSPTRTANPMWNEDLVFVAAEPFEEQLVLTVENKVSAAKDEHVGKINLPLTIFERRLDHRPVHSRWFNLEKFGFGALEGDKRHDHKFSTRVHLRVCLEGAYHVLDESTLYISDVRPTARQLWKHPIGILEVGILSAQGLLPMKNKDDKATTDAYCVAKYGQKWVRTRTIIESFSPKWNEQYTWEVYDPCTVITLGVFDNCHLGGNEKPISGSGAKNDSRIGKVRIRLSTLEMDRIYTNSYPLLVLQPSGLKKMGELQLAVRFTCLSLTNIIYLYGHPLLPKMHYLHPFTVNQLDSLRYQAMNIVAVRLGRAEPPLRKEVVEYMLDVDSHVWSMRRSKANFFRIVSLFSGLISMSRWLGEVRHWKNPITTVLVHFLFFLLICYPELILPTIFLYMFLIGLWNFRFRPRLPPHMDTKLSWAEAVHPDELDEEFDTFPTSKGQDVVRMRYDRLRSVAGRIQTVVGDIATQGERFQAVLSWRDPRASSLFVFLCLIAAVVLYVTPFKMIALAAGIVWLRHPRFRSKLPSIPSNFFRRLPSRADSML, encoded by the coding sequence ATGAAGTCACAAGCAGCACCTAACCAAGAGGACTACAAGTTGAAGGACACGAAGCCCCAGCTCGGGGAACGATGGCCACATGGAGGACTTCGCGGTGGAGGAGGGTGGATAAGCAGCGATAGAGCTACGAGCACTTACGATCTCGTTGAGCAGATGTTTTATCTATATGTAAGAGTTGAGAAAGCCAAAGATCTTCCGACAAACCCCGTGACGGGAAGCTGTGATCCATATGTACAAGTGAAGCTGGGAAATTACAAGGGCAAAACAAAGCACTTTGAGAAGAAGACAAACCCTGAATGGAaggaagtttttgcatttgcaAAGGAGAAGATTCAGTCTTCGGTACTCGAAGTTTATGTCAAGGATAAAGGGATGGTGGCAAGAGATGACTATGTTGGGAAGGTGGTGTTTGACATGCATGAGGTGCCGACTAGAGTTCCACCAGATAGCCCTTTGGCACCTCAATGGTACAGATTAGAAGACCGGCGGAGAGATACTAAGGTTAGAGGAGAGGTGATGCTTGCAGTTTGGATGGGTACACAGGCTGATGAAGCTTTCCCAGAAGCCTGGCACTCAGACGCTGCTTCAGTTCACGGAGAGGGAGTTTTCAGCATTCGCTCCAAGGTTTATGTCTCGCCGAAGCTGTGGTACCTTAGAGTTAATGTAATCGAAGCTCAGGATGTGGAGCCACACGATAGAAGCCAACCACCACAAGCTTTCGTCAAGGCTCATGTCGGAAATCAAACACTTAAAACAAAGGTATCTCCAACCAGGACAGCGAATCCCATGTGGAACGAAGACTTGGTCTTCGTAGCAGCTGAGCCTTTTGAAGAACAGCTTGTGCTTACAGTTGAAAATAAAGTGAGTGCTGCAAAAGATGAACATGTGGGAAAAATAAACCTGCCGCTGACAATCTTTGAGAGGCGGTTGGATCACAGGCCAGTCCATTCACGTTGGTTCAACCTCGaaaaatttggttttggtgCTTTGGAGGGAGACAAGAGGCACGACCACAAGTTTTCGACCAGAGTCCATCTCAGAGTCTGTCTTGAGGGTGCTTACCATGTACTAGATGAATCAACCTTGTACATAAGCGACGTGAGGCCTACTGCCAGGCAGCTATGGAAGCATCCAATTGGGATTCTTGAAGTAGGGATCTTAAGCGCGCAAGGACTTCTTCCAATGAAGAACAAGGATGACAAAGCAACAACAGATGCCTACTGCGTAGCCAAGTACGGGCAGAAATGGGTGAGGACCAGAACAATCATCGAAAGCTTCAGTCCCAAGTGGAATGAACAATATACATGGGAGGTCTACGACCCTTGCACGGTGATCACACTGGGAGTTTTCGACAACTGCCACCTCGGTGGAAATGAGAAACCAATTTCAGGCAGTGGAGCTAAAAATGACTCGAGAATTGGCAAGGTGAGAATTCGGCTATCAACCCTAGAAATGGATCGGATTTATACAAACTCTTATCCGCTTCTAGTCCTACAACCATCCGGATTGAAAAAAATGGGAGAGCTCCAATTAGCAGTAAGATTTACATGTCTTTCACTAACTAATATAATTTACCTCTACGGCCACCCCTTGCTGCCAAAAATGCATTATCTGCATCCATTCACTGTAAATCAGTTGGATAGTTTGAGATATCAGGCAATGAACATTGTAGCCGTGAGACTTGGCAGAGCTGAACCACCACTAAGGAAAGAGGTTGTTGAGTACATGCTAGATGTAGACTCCCACGTGTGGAGCATGAGAAGAAGTAAGGCTAACTTTTTTAGAATTGTCTCACTATTCTCCGGCCTCATCTCCATGAGCAGGTGGCTTGGTGAAGTTCGTCATTGGAAAAACCCGATCACTACTGTTTTAGTCCATTTCCTGTTTTTCCTACTGATCTGCTACCCTGAATTGATTCTGCCAACTATCTTTCTCTACATGTTTCTCATCGGATTATGGAACTTCCGCTTCCGTCCAAGGCTTCCGCCTCACATGGACACTAAACTTTCATGGGCAGAGGCAGTTCACCCGGATGAATTGGATGAAGAGTTTGACACCTTCCCTACGTCTAAGGGTCAAGATGTCGTGAGGATGAGGTACGACAGACTAAGAAGTGTGGCTGGAAGAATTCAGACAGTGGTTGGAGACATTGCAACTCAGGGAGAGAGATTTCAGGCGGTCCTTAGCTGGAGAGACCCAAGAGCAAGCAGCCTGTTTGTATTTTTGTGTCTAATTGCCGCTGTGGTGCTCTACGTGACACCATTCAAGATGATTGCTCTGGCTGCAGGCATTGTTTGGCTAAGGCATCCTAGATTCCGAAGCAAGCTACCTTCGATTCCAAGCAATTTCTTCAGAAGATTGCCATCTCGTGCAGATAGCATGCTCTGA